Below is a window of Shewanella khirikhana DNA.
GAGCCTGGGAAATCGGTGCGGCCGATAGAGCCGCGAAACAGCACATCGCCAACCAAAGCCAGCTTTGCCTCGGCATCAAAAAATACAATGTGCCCCGGCGTGTGCCCTGGACAATGCAACACCTCCAGCAAAGATTCGCCCACAGAAACCCGTTCGCCCTCGGCGAGGTAACGACCAGGCTCAAACGCATCGCAATGGGCAAAGCCGAAGTTCTGGCTCTGGCGCGGCAGATTCTCAAGCCAAAAAGCATCGTCAATATGGGGGCCCTCAATGGCAACACCGGTTTCTTTTGCCAATTTGGCTGCGCCGCCCACATGGTCAATGTGCCCATGGGTTAACAGGATCTTTTCCAGTTGAACCCCTTGTTTTTCCAACGCCTCATAAATCCGTTCGAGATTTCCGCCCGGGTCAACCACGGCGGCTTTTCGGGTGCTTTCACACCAAATGAGGGTACAATTTTGCTGGAAGGGCGTCACTGGAATGATCTGGTATTTCATCGTCGCATTCTCTGGTTTGCTTTGGCGCTAGAATAAGGGATCCTTGCTATTGTGTGCCAGTTTTAAGCGCCGCAAATTGATCTCGGTGGGGCTTTTGCGCACATTCATCCCTTGCGACCCCACAACTTTTGTATACAATCCGCAAACACCACCAATTTAGGGACCTTTTACATGCCGTCATATCACGCCCTGCCCCAGATGCTCGCCACCAAACTGGAGTTCGAGCTGCCGCTTAATTATAAGGCGCCGGATCAAGGCCATATCAAGGTGTTTGCCCGCAGCGTGGTTCGTAAAGACAAGCAAGACGCCAACCTGCCATGGTTGGTGTATTTTCAGGGTGGCCCAGGCTTTGCTGCCCAGCGGCCTGTGAGCCACAGCGGCTGGATGAAGCGGGCGCTGGAGGAGTATAGGGTGCTTCTGCTCGACCAAAGGGGCACAGGGCTGTCAACACCTGTGAATTACGCCAGCCTCGCGCACCTGTCTGCCAGCGAGCAAGCCGACTACTTAAGCCATTTTCGGGCCGACAACATAGTGCGGGACGCCGAGGCTATCCGTAAACAACTGAGCCCGGACGCACCCTGGACTATCCTTGGCCAGAGCTTTGGGGGCTTTTGCGTACTGCGCTACCTGTCCGCCGCCCCGGAAGGGTTGAAAGAAGCCTATATCACCGGAGGGATCCCGCCACTTGGCCGCAGCGCCGATGAGGTGTACCGCGCCACTTATAAGCGGGTTAAACAGAAAAACCTTGAGTTTCATCGCCGCTTCCCGGATGCCGCCGGGTTGCTTAAAAAGCTGCACCAGCATTTGCTGGCACAAGAAGTGCTGCTGCCGGGCGGACAGCGACTTGAGCCAAAAATGTTGCAGCTGCTTGGGATCCATCTGGGGATGGAAGACGGGCCAGAGGGCGTGTATTACCTGCTGGAGCAGGCCTTGATGCACACAGCTTCAGGGGTGAAGGTAAATCCGCTTTTCACCGAACGCTTTATACACATGCTGGACTACAACACCAATCCGTTGTTTTCGCTGCTGCACGAAGCCATTTACTGCCAAAAGCAGGCATCGCGCTGGGCCGCCCATCGTATTCGTACCGAGTACTCAGAGTTTGATGCTCCTTCAGGTGCGCCTATGCTGCTTACCGGCGAGATGATTTACCCCTGGATGTTTGACTGTTTCGACAACCTCAAACCACTCAAGGAATGCGCCGAATTGCTGGCGGCCAAAGACGACTGGCCCATGTTGTACGACATCGACCAGCTCGCCCAAAACAAGGTGCCGGTTGCCGCCGCCATCTACAGTGAAGATATGTTTGTGGAAATGGATTACAGCCTGGAGACAGCCCGCAAGGTGGCCAACCTCAAATACTGGCTCACATCGGAATACGAGCACAACGGTATTCGTATGGATGGTGAGCGGATTTTGAGCAGACTTATCGCCCTCAATCGCACAGAGATATTGCGATAAAGAAATACTGGCCGATTTCAGCCTCACTTAAGGGCTTATTGGCACACTCAGTGGAGTTCCTCCTCTATTGAGCGTTTGTGTTAACCATCTTGGTTATCGCTTTTCCTGTTGAGTAAGCCAAATCTTGGCTTACTCTTTTTTTTGCCCGATACTGACTGCTGGATCACCGAGGAGACATGCCATGGAAATTCGTAATCCTGAGCAGCTGAGCCCGGAAATTCTGCTGGGCATAGTGAACGAAAAGCTGCGCCTCAACTGCCCTGACAAGCAGGCTCTGCTGTACGAGCTTGGCCTCGAAGAGCAGACCCTCGACAATAAACTGCAAGGGTTCGAGTACGACGCGCTCAGCAATCAGTATCGCAGCCGCTGACTGGAAAGAAGTCTGGCGCAAACAGTCCTCATACAAAGTCGCCTAAACAGCCAGTAGCTCAAGCATCTGTTTTACTGAGTATCTGTGTGACTGAGTATCTAGTTGACTGAGTTCTATTTGAGTGAAGATCAAGTCGACTCAGCAAGACGTCGACTTGCACCCAGCCGACTCAGCTGCCAGTCGGCAGAAAACTGCCGACGAAGCAAGCGGCCGTGCAGGTTGAGCGCGATGCCACCTTGAGTGCTCAGCTCAATTTCTATTGGTTAGGCTATTGGTTTGACTATTGGTTAGACAGCGCGCGGCTTTCGACTGGACCTGCATTGACGGTCTGCAATAGCTCAGCGGTGGGTTGATCTTCTAAGCTCACCGCTGCAATGTCTTAAGGCCGGAGCATTTCGATGGCTTTAGGCCGGAACGCTCCTCTTCGACGGGCTTTAGGCCTGAGCACCGCGCTTGGATGATGACTTGGTACCGGCACTGGAACCGGGCTTTGCCGAAGTGTTCTTAGGTGATGCTATCTTGGCTGATGTGCTCTTAGTTGATGTGCCCTTTGCTGCTGTGCGCCGCGGCGCCCCTTTGCGATAACCGCCTTTTTTGGCCGTCCGTTTGAATGGCTTGCTATCTGACTTAACTCCGCTTAGAGCCACCGGCAAGGTCGAAGCTGCCGCCTGAATGAGTCCATGCAGCTCAGTGATAAGTGGCTGCATAAAGCCACGGTAGGAAAGCTGCTTCTGGCAAATATCATTGAGCTGACGCTCCCACAGCGCCGTCATGTCCGCGGTAGTGGCCACCTCCGGCAGGCTGGCTATCAAGCCGCGCCCGGCGGGCGTTGATACAATACTCTTCCCCTGCCTTGCCAAAAAGCCCCGTTTAAACAGCAGCTCAATGATCCCGGCGCGGGTGGCTTCTGTGCCGAGGCCGTCGGTGTCCTTGAGGATTTTCTTAATCTCTGCAGAGCTTACGTACCGGGCAATCCCCGTCATGGCGCTAAGCAAGGTTGCGTCGGTAAAGTGTTTTGGCGGCTGGGTTTGCTTTGCCAGTAGTTCCCCATGGTGGCATTGGGCGGTATCGCCCTTTTTCAGCACCGGCAGTGGCGTTTTCTGACTGGCATCATCAGGCCCTTCATCTGCGTCTTTGGCGCCGCCCTGAAACAGCACCCGCCAGCCGGGGGCGCGCTCTACCGAGGCTTTGGCAACAAAACTGCCGCCGTCGATTGTGAGGTTGATTTGGCTGTCAGACATCAGTCTGTGGGGGTAAAACTGCGCCAGATACTGCCTGGCGATATGCTGATAAAGCTGGCGCTCGCGCAGACTCAGACTCGCCAGAGCCATGCGCTTGCCGGTAGGTACAATCGCATGGTGCGCATCCACCTTGGAATCATCCCAGGCTTTGGATACCAGCCGTAAGTCTGGCTCCGGCACGCCCTGGGTCAGTTCCGGCGCATTGGCCATCACAGCCGCCGTAACGTCAGGAACCAGTTGCAGCTGTTCTTTGGGCAAATGGCGGCTATCAGAGCGTGGGTAGGTAATAAGCTTATGGCGCTCATAAAGACTCTGGGCCGTATCCAGTACCTCTTTTGCACTCATGCCAAAGCGTTTGGCGCAATCAATCTGCAACGCTGACAGGCTATAAAGCAAAGGCGGCGCGAGCTTCTTGTCTTTATTGCTGACGTCGGTGACGAGCGCTGGCTTGCCGCCAATACGGCTCACCACAGTTTCGGCAAGGCGACGGGAAAGCACCCGGCCCTCTTCATCCATATAGGGCTGGCAGGCCTCGCTGGGCTGCCATTTGGCGCTGAAGTGCTCGCCTTTTTCCGTCACCAGATGGGCAAGCACCTCGAAATGATCTTTTGGGGTGAAATGGTCAATCTCTTGGTCGCGACGAACTACCAATCCCAACAGCGGCGTCTGTACCCGCCCGACCGACAATACGCCGCTGTAGCCCACTTTGCGCCCTTGCAAGGTGTAAGCACGGGTCATATTCAGGCCATACAGCCAGTCAGCCCTGCTACGGGCCAGTGCCGAGGTGGCGAGTGGGACAAACTCTTTATTGCTGCGCATTTGCCCGAGTGCCCGGCGCACCGCGTCGGGGTTAAGGTCGGAAATGAGCAGACGCTTGGTGGCTGCGAGTTTGGCAACCGGCACCTTGGCATGGGATAGCACTTCATCCACCAGTAACTGCCCTTCGCGATCCGGATCGCCGGCATGAACCAGGCTGCTGGCCTGCTTGATCAGGCGTTTTACCACCGCCAGCTGGGATTTGGCCGAGCTTCTGGGCGTGAGCTGCCACTCTTGGGGAATAATCGGTAAATGGGCCAGCTGCCACTGTTTAAACTCGGGAGAATAGGCATCCGGCTCGGCCTGCTCCAGCAGATGACCAATACACCAGGTCACGCAGTCGCCATTGCCAAGCTCAATGTAGCCATCCCCCTTTTTATGGGGCTTGGGTAATACATCGGCGATGGCGCGGCCCAAACTGGGTTTTTCGGCGATATACAGGATCATGGCGAATGCAACGGCTCAAAAATACTGGATGAATTTACAGTAAATGTAGCGAAAATCCCGCTGCGGCGCAAACATGCCGCTGCCCAAATGGGTAGATTTACGCCGAAGATAACGATTGTATGTAAATTTTATTGAGAATGATTCTCAACAAGTTGCAAAATGGCGGCACCTGCTCACCGCCTGGACTCAAGATGTATTCCAAACTGTCTGTTATTACTCACCAGTGGCTGCTGTGCTCGGCGCTGCTGATGCTCGCTGCCATCATCTGCCTGCCGGCCCAATATTGGCCACTGGTGTTGTTTCCACTTATTTGCATCGGCAAAGAGTGCTGGCATGTACGCTCACCGGGACGCCTCACGCTGACGGGACTGTTTAGCGTCTGGCTTGGCTGTTTTGCCATTGCCATTTGGGCCTGATAACCCAAACAAAAAAACCAGCGCCAGGCGCTGGTTTTTTAATGGACCCTTTACGGCTTAAGGGTGACCGACGTTGTGCAGCTCGAGGTTGGTGCCGATATCGCGGTTGCGATTAGCCTTGGCATCGTCATTGCGCATTTGGGTCAGGTGATCCAGGTAACCCTGGGTCACGTCACCTGTGATGTAGTCGCCATCGAATACCGACGTCTCGAAACGCTTGATTTCCGGGTTTTCCATCCGCACGGCTTCCACCAGATCGGTCAGATCCTGGAAGATGATGCCATCGGCTCCAATCAGCTTGGCAATTTCATCAACGTCACGGCCATGGGCAATCAACTCATTCGAGGTCGGCATGTCGATGCCATAAACGTTGGGGAAACGGATTTCAGGGGCGGCTGAGGCAAAGTACACCTTCTTGGCACCGGCTTCACGGGCCATTTCGATGATTTGCTCAGAGGTGGTGCCACGCACAATGGAGTCATCCACCAGCAGCACGTTCTTGCCCTTAAATTCAGCATTGATGGCGTTCAGTTTACGGCGAACCGACTTCTTACGCTCCTGCTGGCCGGGCATGATAAAGGTACGGCCGATATAGCGGTTCTTCACGAAGCCCTGACGATACGGCAGATCCATCACCCGGGCGATTTCCAGCGCGATATCGCAGGAAGTCTCAGGGATAGGGATCACCACGTCGATGTCGTTATCGAACCACTCTTTCTTGATTTTCTCACCGAGCTTGGCGCCCATGTTAACGCGGCTGGCGTAAACAGAGACCTTGTCGATGGTGGAGTCTGGACGGGCAAAGTACACAAACTCAAAGATACAGGGCGAATACACCGGCGTTTCGGCGCACTGGCGGGTAAACAGCTGACCATCGAGGGTGATATACACAGCTTCGCCAGGCGCTACATCGCGCATCACCTCAAAGCCAACGGCGTCCAGCGCCACACTCTCAGAGGCCACCATGTACTCGGTGCCCTTGGCGGTTTCATGCTTACCCAGCACCAGCGGACGAATGCCATTGGGGTCGCGAAACGCCACCAGACCTTCGTTCACAATCATGGCGGTCACAGCATAAGCACCGCGGGTTTGGGCGTGCACCTTGGCCACGGCATCGAATACCTGATCGGCGCTCAGGTGCTCAGACTGCACCTGCTGCAGCTCGTCGGCCAGCAGGTTCAGCAGGATTTCCGAGTCAGAGGTAGTGTTCACATGGCGACGTTGCTGCTTCAGGCGGGCAGCCAGTTCCTGAGTGTTGGTCAGGTTACCGTTGTGAGCCAGAGAAATACCGAAAGGAGAGTTTACATAGAAAGGTTGGGCTTCAGAGGAGCTTGAGCTACCGGCGGTGGGATAACGCACATGCCCGATACCGGCGTTGCCCTGCAGGCGCTGCATATGTTTGGGCTCAAACACATCACGCACCAGGCCATTAGCCTTTCTGAGCCTGAATGCATCATTGTCTACTGTGACAATTCCGGCTGCATCCTGACCACGATGTTGCAGCACTGTCAGTGCGTCATAGATGGTCTGATTAACCGAGGAATGGCCAACGATTCCGACGATACCACACATGGGAGAGTGTCCTCTTTTAAGATGTTCTGTTGTGTATATTTTTTATAATTTGGGTACAAAGCTTGAGGTGTTTTCCAGGTAGTGGAAGAACCACTGGATCACAACTCCGAATTCCGGCACCAGCCTGGACTCCTTCCACCAAACCGTGTTGGGAGCGCCGGTAAAGGCATCCATAAAAAACAGCAGCGCACTGACAATCAATGCGCCGCGCAGGGCACCGAAACACAGACCTAATAGTCTGTCGGTACCCGATAATCCGGTCTTAGCCACCAGCTGCCCGAGGATGTAGTTCACCAGGGCGCCCAAAATCAGGGTGGTCACAAAAAGAATAGCAATGGCAACGCCGTTACGGAGCATTTCATCCTGCATCTGTGTCAGGTGAACGGCGAGATCTTCATAGAATTGGCTGGCGACAAAAAAGGCGGCGAACCACACCAGCAGGGACATGGCTTCTTTAGCGAAGCCGCGGATCAGACTGATAACGGTGGACAGTCCGATGACAAAAATAATGGCGTAATCAATCCAAACCATGGAAGGCTGTTTTCCGGTTGGGTTTCTGAATCGGCGCGATTCTACCAGAGCGCGAGCAGTTTCTCACCCCCAAGGTCAAAATAAATCCCAAAGGGGTGGCTCGCTGCGGTTTAACTGTGGTGTTGCTGCGCCAGCGGCGCGCTACTGCTCAAGCGGATTGTAAGACAGGACCTTGCCGTCGAGCTTGGTCAGGGCTTTGACTTCAACTTTAAGACGCTCGACCTTGGCCTGGGACACATCCGGCCCCACAAACACCTTGGTCAGGCTGCCATCCACGGGCTTGGCAGGCAGCGTATAGGCCTTGAATCCGGCTTTGCGCAGTTTTTTCACCAAGGCATCCACGTTGGCGGCATTGCTGAAAGCGCCGAGCTGCAAGGTCCAGGCGGCTTGCTGCGCAGACTTGGGCTCGGACTTTGGCTCGGCTTTCACCACAGGCTTGGGCGCTGGCTTGGTTTCAGCCGCACTAGCCGGCGGCTTGCTGTCTGCTTTAGCCTCGGTTTTGGCTGCTGTTTTTGTCTCGGTGCGACTGTCGGGCTTGGTGGCAATCTGAGCTGCAGCTGTCTGAGGCTTGTCCTCATCCGCCTGCGCCTGTGTCAGGCTCTCATCCTGCGCTGCGCTGTTGTCAGCCTGCTCGGTAGCTTTGCGACTGTCGCCCAAATCCAGTGGCGCCAGCTCCTCAACGGCGAAGCTCTCTTCCGGTGCATTCACCACCCGGGATTCTGGCCGCAGCGGAATTTCGGCAAACTCCTCCTGCACCTTATCTTTTTTGCCATCAAGCAGGTCTGGCAGGAAGATAACCCCCAGAGCTACCAGCACTATGGTGCCGACCAAGCGATTCTGAAACTGACTGGACAAAACGGCTTCCCTTTAAGCTAATGATTTAAATCCGGATACAGTGTAAAAAGAACCGAACACAATTACCACATCCGTCTCCCCTGCTTCGGCGATAATGGCCGCTTTGGCGTCCGCTATCTCATCGAATGTGTCAAATACCGCGCCGGATGGCAAACTGGCCGCCAGCGCGGACGCACTGGCTCCCCGCTCGCCGCCCAAACTCACCAGATACCAGTGAGCCACAACAGGGTTGAGTTCACTGAGCACAGCGCCGAAGTCTTTGTCTTTTAACATGCCGCAAAGTGCCAGCACCCGCTTGCCGGGCCAGCGCGACAGTTCTTGCTTTAAAAAACGGGCCGCATGGGGATTGTGGGCCACATCGGCAATGATCAGCGGCGAGTCGCTGATTTGCTCAAGTCTGCCGGCCAGACGTGCCGTCACAATCCCATCAACCAACTGCCGGTCACTGATATCAAAACGCTCGCCCACAGCTTCGATAGTGGCAATGACGGTGGCAGCATTGGGCAGCGGCAATTGTGGCAGCGGCATCTGCGTAAGCGTGCGCGACTTGCCCTGGTAGCTCCAGCTATCGGACGAGCGCTGGTACGAAAACTCCTGCCCTACCCGGTACAAGTGCGCACCGAGATTGTCGGCTACTTCGTTGACGGTTACAGGCAGGTCTGGCTCGCCCACCACCGCTGGCC
It encodes the following:
- a CDS encoding MBL fold metallo-hydrolase; translated protein: MKYQIIPVTPFQQNCTLIWCESTRKAAVVDPGGNLERIYEALEKQGVQLEKILLTHGHIDHVGGAAKLAKETGVAIEGPHIDDAFWLENLPRQSQNFGFAHCDAFEPGRYLAEGERVSVGESLLEVLHCPGHTPGHIVFFDAEAKLALVGDVLFRGSIGRTDFPGSDHQALIQSITTKLWPLGQDVEFIPGHGPMSTFAEERTHNPFVADQLLG
- a CDS encoding alpha/beta fold hydrolase is translated as MPSYHALPQMLATKLEFELPLNYKAPDQGHIKVFARSVVRKDKQDANLPWLVYFQGGPGFAAQRPVSHSGWMKRALEEYRVLLLDQRGTGLSTPVNYASLAHLSASEQADYLSHFRADNIVRDAEAIRKQLSPDAPWTILGQSFGGFCVLRYLSAAPEGLKEAYITGGIPPLGRSADEVYRATYKRVKQKNLEFHRRFPDAAGLLKKLHQHLLAQEVLLPGGQRLEPKMLQLLGIHLGMEDGPEGVYYLLEQALMHTASGVKVNPLFTERFIHMLDYNTNPLFSLLHEAIYCQKQASRWAAHRIRTEYSEFDAPSGAPMLLTGEMIYPWMFDCFDNLKPLKECAELLAAKDDWPMLYDIDQLAQNKVPVAAAIYSEDMFVEMDYSLETARKVANLKYWLTSEYEHNGIRMDGERILSRLIALNRTEILR
- a CDS encoding DUF4250 domain-containing protein codes for the protein MEIRNPEQLSPEILLGIVNEKLRLNCPDKQALLYELGLEEQTLDNKLQGFEYDALSNQYRSR
- a CDS encoding DNA topoisomerase III translates to MILYIAEKPSLGRAIADVLPKPHKKGDGYIELGNGDCVTWCIGHLLEQAEPDAYSPEFKQWQLAHLPIIPQEWQLTPRSSAKSQLAVVKRLIKQASSLVHAGDPDREGQLLVDEVLSHAKVPVAKLAATKRLLISDLNPDAVRRALGQMRSNKEFVPLATSALARSRADWLYGLNMTRAYTLQGRKVGYSGVLSVGRVQTPLLGLVVRRDQEIDHFTPKDHFEVLAHLVTEKGEHFSAKWQPSEACQPYMDEEGRVLSRRLAETVVSRIGGKPALVTDVSNKDKKLAPPLLYSLSALQIDCAKRFGMSAKEVLDTAQSLYERHKLITYPRSDSRHLPKEQLQLVPDVTAAVMANAPELTQGVPEPDLRLVSKAWDDSKVDAHHAIVPTGKRMALASLSLRERQLYQHIARQYLAQFYPHRLMSDSQINLTIDGGSFVAKASVERAPGWRVLFQGGAKDADEGPDDASQKTPLPVLKKGDTAQCHHGELLAKQTQPPKHFTDATLLSAMTGIARYVSSAEIKKILKDTDGLGTEATRAGIIELLFKRGFLARQGKSIVSTPAGRGLIASLPEVATTADMTALWERQLNDICQKQLSYRGFMQPLITELHGLIQAAASTLPVALSGVKSDSKPFKRTAKKGGYRKGAPRRTAAKGTSTKSTSAKIASPKNTSAKPGSSAGTKSSSKRGAQA
- the purF gene encoding amidophosphoribosyltransferase, coding for MCGIVGIVGHSSVNQTIYDALTVLQHRGQDAAGIVTVDNDAFRLRKANGLVRDVFEPKHMQRLQGNAGIGHVRYPTAGSSSSSEAQPFYVNSPFGISLAHNGNLTNTQELAARLKQQRRHVNTTSDSEILLNLLADELQQVQSEHLSADQVFDAVAKVHAQTRGAYAVTAMIVNEGLVAFRDPNGIRPLVLGKHETAKGTEYMVASESVALDAVGFEVMRDVAPGEAVYITLDGQLFTRQCAETPVYSPCIFEFVYFARPDSTIDKVSVYASRVNMGAKLGEKIKKEWFDNDIDVVIPIPETSCDIALEIARVMDLPYRQGFVKNRYIGRTFIMPGQQERKKSVRRKLNAINAEFKGKNVLLVDDSIVRGTTSEQIIEMAREAGAKKVYFASAAPEIRFPNVYGIDMPTSNELIAHGRDVDEIAKLIGADGIIFQDLTDLVEAVRMENPEIKRFETSVFDGDYITGDVTQGYLDHLTQMRNDDAKANRNRDIGTNLELHNVGHP
- a CDS encoding CvpA family protein, which codes for MVWIDYAIIFVIGLSTVISLIRGFAKEAMSLLVWFAAFFVASQFYEDLAVHLTQMQDEMLRNGVAIAILFVTTLILGALVNYILGQLVAKTGLSGTDRLLGLCFGALRGALIVSALLFFMDAFTGAPNTVWWKESRLVPEFGVVIQWFFHYLENTSSFVPKL
- the dedD gene encoding cell division protein DedD, with translation MSSQFQNRLVGTIVLVALGVIFLPDLLDGKKDKVQEEFAEIPLRPESRVVNAPEESFAVEELAPLDLGDSRKATEQADNSAAQDESLTQAQADEDKPQTAAAQIATKPDSRTETKTAAKTEAKADSKPPASAAETKPAPKPVVKAEPKSEPKSAQQAAWTLQLGAFSNAANVDALVKKLRKAGFKAYTLPAKPVDGSLTKVFVGPDVSQAKVERLKVEVKALTKLDGKVLSYNPLEQ
- the folC gene encoding bifunctional tetrahydrofolate synthase/dihydrofolate synthase, with amino-acid sequence MTQHTVSAPPKGASLNDWLDYLLAIHPKEIDMGLARVSEVASRLGVKSLPGTLVITVAGTNGKGSTCAMLENILRGAGLKVGVYSSPHILKYNERIRIDGKDAGDEAILKAFDAIETARGEISLTFFEFATLTGLLLFKQAGLDVAILEVGLGGRLDATNLIDADIAVLTSIDLDHKEYLGDTRELVGREKAGIFRAARPAVVGEPDLPVTVNEVADNLGAHLYRVGQEFSYQRSSDSWSYQGKSRTLTQMPLPQLPLPNAATVIATIEAVGERFDISDRQLVDGIVTARLAGRLEQISDSPLIIADVAHNPHAARFLKQELSRWPGKRVLALCGMLKDKDFGAVLSELNPVVAHWYLVSLGGERGASASALAASLPSGAVFDTFDEIADAKAAIIAEAGETDVVIVFGSFYTVSGFKSLA